In Anaerolineales bacterium, one DNA window encodes the following:
- a CDS encoding AAA family ATPase produces the protein MYIYDWIQRAQNTSFRFDIGRVNRSEKVRVGKTDTSTTGIVKAVSAVYQLSIKLTYDRHPNCKVEASCTCEDYRQRYALADGLVQPCKHLIALMKRVEVETVDIAVLGMNPVASIPTSTPSADSAEQDGNAPFAERLSARIADAVNDLSRRVVSVVREGRVPFLVGPTGCGKTSAVSQAALILGARFVEMAGADSWTDSDLVGVIMPNGTRLPGPIGSAMMHVQLMEEPVLLFLDEFLRLSPRAQESMMRILLPKNADIAQAMGIDHDGPIRVTSAPFWGEIWSPAEKLMIVLAANPWGNIPDSALLRRVEPISVDFSEAVLALFQGKAQSAIEISWKGVKDGSLPLPIEYGELSRATDPHDISFLDRYAARLQVLDPAAATGFLTLLNNTSARSS, from the coding sequence ATGTATATCTATGATTGGATCCAAAGGGCGCAGAACACGTCATTTCGCTTCGACATTGGGCGTGTAAACCGCTCTGAGAAAGTCCGCGTCGGGAAGACCGACACCTCGACCACAGGCATCGTAAAAGCAGTGTCCGCGGTCTATCAGTTGAGCATCAAGCTTACGTATGACCGCCACCCCAATTGCAAAGTCGAGGCTTCCTGCACCTGCGAGGACTACCGCCAGCGGTATGCGCTGGCGGATGGACTTGTCCAACCGTGCAAGCACCTTATTGCGCTGATGAAGCGGGTCGAGGTGGAGACGGTGGATATTGCGGTATTGGGGATGAACCCTGTCGCCAGCATTCCGACATCCACACCCAGCGCGGATTCCGCGGAGCAGGATGGAAATGCGCCGTTCGCCGAGCGCCTTTCCGCGCGTATAGCGGATGCGGTCAATGACCTCTCGCGGCGCGTGGTCTCGGTCGTCAGGGAGGGGCGCGTCCCGTTCCTGGTCGGACCGACCGGGTGCGGAAAAACATCCGCCGTTTCCCAGGCGGCCCTTATTCTTGGGGCGCGTTTTGTCGAGATGGCTGGCGCGGATTCGTGGACGGACTCGGACCTGGTGGGCGTGATCATGCCCAACGGCACGCGCCTGCCCGGACCGATCGGGTCCGCCATGATGCACGTCCAACTTATGGAGGAACCCGTCCTGCTCTTTCTCGACGAGTTTCTCCGCCTGTCGCCTCGCGCGCAGGAAAGCATGATGCGCATCCTGCTCCCCAAGAACGCGGACATCGCACAAGCAATGGGCATCGACCATGACGGACCGATCCGGGTCACGTCCGCCCCGTTCTGGGGCGAAATCTGGTCGCCCGCGGAAAAGCTCATGATCGTGCTTGCCGCCAATCCCTGGGGCAATATTCCTGACAGCGCCCTGCTGCGCCGCGTCGAACCCATCAGCGTGGATTTCAGCGAAGCGGTGCTTGCCCTGTTTCAAGGAAAGGCTCAGAGCGCGATCGAGATCAGTTGGAAGGGCGTAAAGGACGGCTCGCTCCCACTCCCTATCGAGTACGGGGAGCTGTCCCGCGCGACTGACCCGCATGACATTTCGTTCCTCGACCGCTATGCCGCCCGCCTGCAGGTGCTCGATCCTGCCGCGGCAACGGGGTTTCTCACCCTGCTCAACAACACAAGCGCGAGGTCGTCATGA
- a CDS encoding DnaB-like helicase N-terminal domain-containing protein → MKPAISQVLDARIEAERSLLGSLIIDPDQIWNVRLEATDFYIHRHRWIYEVILRGAKEYNEIIDALEKAGRLREIGGAAYVTRLIACCEDSQDAYRYAQQVREGALKERLLREAERLARIAVSPAPIPLEVKHAFLV, encoded by the coding sequence ATGAAACCTGCCATTTCCCAAGTTTTGGACGCCCGCATCGAAGCCGAACGGTCATTGCTGGGCTCTCTCATCATCGACCCCGATCAGATCTGGAACGTCAGACTGGAAGCGACGGATTTCTATATCCACCGTCACCGCTGGATCTACGAGGTCATCCTGCGCGGCGCGAAGGAGTACAACGAGATCATCGACGCTCTTGAAAAAGCCGGTCGCCTTCGGGAGATCGGCGGCGCTGCCTATGTCACCAGGTTGATCGCCTGCTGCGAGGACTCGCAGGATGCTTATCGGTACGCGCAACAAGTGCGCGAAGGCGCGTTGAAGGAAAGACTGCTCCGCGAAGCGGAGCGGCTTGCCCGTATCGCAGTCTCCCCCGCCCCAATCCCGTTGGAGGTCAAACATGCGTTCCTTGTTTGA